From Permianibacter aggregans, a single genomic window includes:
- a CDS encoding nuclear transport factor 2 family protein, with product MNITSIRSVSTGSDLVARLTTLYQGFTVEQLDQLDSVYRDDIRFYDPFHQIAGLAELKAYFARLYLNVDHCSFRFETPQMLSDRAFLAWTMQLQHPKLNRRRMFSVEGLSEVRFSDRIYYHRDYFDGADMLYGRLPLLGMLIGAIRKRL from the coding sequence ATGAACATCACGTCAATTCGAAGCGTCAGCACCGGCAGCGATTTGGTCGCGCGCCTGACCACGCTGTATCAGGGCTTCACCGTCGAGCAACTGGATCAGTTGGATAGCGTCTACCGGGACGATATCCGCTTTTACGATCCGTTCCATCAGATTGCCGGCCTCGCGGAGCTGAAAGCCTATTTCGCCCGCCTTTACTTGAACGTCGACCACTGCAGTTTCCGTTTCGAGACACCCCAGATGCTCAGCGACCGGGCATTTCTGGCCTGGACCATGCAACTCCAGCACCCGAAGCTGAACCGGCGCCGGATGTTCAGCGTAGAAGGTCTTAGCGAAGTCCGGTTCAGTGATCGGATTTACTACCATCGCGACTATTTCGACGGCGCCGATATGCTTTATGGCCGCTTGCCGCTGCTCGGCATGCTGATCGGCGCTATTCGAAAACGTCTGTAA
- a CDS encoding SDR family NAD(P)-dependent oxidoreductase gives MKWKANASRTIWIIGASSGIGLALSEQLLKQGHKVAMSARRTGKLGELAGEYPDQECVAPCDVTDRESVQKAVQRVQKCFGHVDTLIFNAGICEYIDDGDVKASVVEKVINTNFVGLANVIEAAKPLLKAHSGVQIAAVSSSAAFLPLPRAEAYGASKAAVSYFMHTLRLAMQKKGISVNVICPGFVKTPLTDQNDFDMPCLISAEEAAEQIIAGLQRDKREIHFPHRFTRFLKLLSALPLGLQQRLTGSLVKA, from the coding sequence ATGAAGTGGAAAGCGAATGCGTCGCGCACGATTTGGATTATCGGCGCCAGCTCCGGCATTGGTTTGGCCCTGTCCGAGCAACTATTGAAGCAGGGTCACAAAGTAGCGATGTCGGCGCGTCGCACCGGCAAGCTCGGTGAACTGGCAGGCGAATACCCGGACCAGGAGTGCGTAGCGCCCTGCGATGTCACCGACCGCGAATCCGTGCAGAAGGCCGTGCAGCGCGTGCAAAAATGTTTTGGTCACGTCGATACCTTGATATTCAATGCCGGCATCTGCGAATACATTGATGATGGCGACGTCAAAGCCAGCGTCGTGGAAAAAGTGATCAACACCAATTTTGTTGGGCTTGCCAATGTCATCGAAGCCGCAAAGCCGTTGTTGAAAGCTCACAGCGGTGTGCAGATTGCCGCCGTGTCGAGCTCGGCGGCGTTTCTACCATTGCCACGGGCCGAGGCTTATGGCGCTTCAAAAGCCGCCGTCAGTTACTTCATGCACACGTTGCGTTTGGCGATGCAGAAAAAAGGCATCAGCGTCAATGTCATCTGCCCCGGTTTTGTCAAAACGCCGCTGACCGATCAGAACGACTTCGATATGCCTTGTCTGATCAGCGCCGAAGAAGCCGCTGAACAAATCATCGCCGGCTTGCAACGCGACAAACGTGAAATTCATTTCCCGCACCGCTTTACCCGCTTCCTGAAACTGCTGTCGGCGCTTCCGCTCGGCCTGCAACAACGACTGACCGGCTCGCTGGTGAAAGCATGA
- a CDS encoding NAD(P)/FAD-dependent oxidoreductase, giving the protein MRIAVIGAGIAGMYCAYKLSRDHHVSVFDKNPYIGGHTATKDVEVASGRYAIDTGFIVCNDKTYPNFLRLMDELHIALKPTEMSFAVSCSETGLEYNGHDLNTLFAQRKNIFSPTFWLFLKEILRFNKLAKQQLRERALDDETTLGEFLQQHRFSGWMVSHYLAPMTAAIWSTPLTDVMNFPLAFFLQFCDNHGLLNIQDRPQWFVLHGGSRSYVKALMAACSAEFFADSGVVRVSRNNDDVVLQLGNGQLLHFDKVIFACHSDEALALLSDASREEQQILGAIPYAESEVVLHTDTRLLPENRLAHAAWNYLLTGENKRPTLTYNMNILQGFTAPEIFCVTLNRSDAIQPEKVLGRYLYSHPQFSKHAVIAQKRHGEISGARHSYYCGAYWFNGFHEDGVVSALRVIEQLGKS; this is encoded by the coding sequence ATGAGAATAGCGGTCATTGGCGCCGGCATCGCCGGCATGTACTGTGCCTATAAGCTGTCCCGCGATCATCACGTCAGCGTTTTCGACAAGAACCCGTACATTGGTGGCCATACGGCCACCAAGGATGTCGAGGTAGCCAGCGGACGCTACGCGATCGACACTGGCTTTATTGTCTGCAACGACAAAACCTACCCTAATTTTTTGCGCTTGATGGATGAGCTGCATATTGCGCTGAAACCCACCGAAATGAGTTTCGCGGTCAGCTGCAGTGAAACGGGTCTGGAATACAATGGCCACGATCTGAATACGCTGTTTGCCCAACGCAAGAATATTTTCTCGCCGACGTTCTGGTTGTTCCTGAAAGAAATTCTCCGATTCAACAAACTGGCCAAGCAGCAATTGCGCGAGCGCGCGCTCGACGATGAAACGACACTGGGCGAATTTTTGCAGCAGCATCGTTTTTCCGGTTGGATGGTCAGCCACTATCTGGCGCCGATGACCGCCGCCATCTGGTCGACTCCGCTGACCGATGTGATGAATTTCCCGCTGGCGTTTTTTCTGCAATTTTGCGACAACCACGGCCTGCTGAACATTCAGGACCGGCCGCAATGGTTTGTGCTCCATGGCGGCAGTCGCAGCTACGTCAAAGCCCTGATGGCCGCCTGTTCTGCCGAGTTTTTTGCTGACTCCGGCGTCGTTCGCGTCAGCCGCAACAATGATGATGTCGTGTTGCAATTGGGCAATGGTCAATTGCTGCATTTCGACAAAGTGATCTTTGCCTGCCACAGCGATGAGGCTCTGGCCTTGCTTTCCGATGCCTCGCGCGAAGAGCAGCAGATTTTGGGCGCGATTCCCTATGCCGAAAGTGAAGTGGTGTTGCACACCGACACCCGCTTGCTGCCAGAAAATCGCCTTGCTCACGCCGCCTGGAATTATCTATTGACCGGCGAAAACAAGCGGCCGACGTTGACCTACAACATGAACATTCTGCAGGGATTCACGGCGCCGGAAATCTTCTGCGTAACCTTGAACCGCAGCGACGCCATTCAGCCGGAAAAAGTATTGGGACGTTACCTTTATTCACATCCGCAATTCTCCAAACACGCGGTCATCGCGCAAAAGCGCCATGGCGAAATCAGCGGGGCACGACATAGCTATTATTGTGGCGCTTACTGGTTCAATGGCTTCCACGAGGACGGCGTGGTCAGCGCCCTCCGAGTCATTGAGCAACTGGGAAAAAGCTGA
- a CDS encoding DUF1365 domain-containing protein — protein MESAIYRGTLSHIRDCKPKHRFRYRMRLFYLDLDQLPTLLSQSHWWRGRLAQFRRHDYLPDYEGSLKQAVCALIAERTGARFVGRIFLLSAPRVLGIGFNPLSLFYCFDGDGHLQFVIAEVRNTPWLQRHAYLLDLRHREQPEPHDKAFHVSPFLDMTQRYHWYLPEPGDALQVGIQNKTDQGTVFRAALVLEKAATLNAATLDRELWSHWPQGLKTLIGIYWQAVRLLIKRAPFFSHPGAATDDVAPALEKKS, from the coding sequence ATGGAAAGCGCCATTTACCGCGGCACGCTAAGCCATATTCGCGACTGCAAACCTAAGCACCGCTTTCGCTACCGGATGCGGCTGTTTTATCTCGATCTGGATCAACTCCCGACGCTACTCAGTCAATCGCATTGGTGGCGTGGCCGGCTGGCGCAATTCCGCCGCCATGATTACTTGCCCGATTATGAAGGCAGCTTGAAACAGGCGGTGTGCGCGTTGATTGCCGAGCGCACCGGCGCTCGCTTCGTTGGCCGAATTTTTCTGCTCAGCGCACCACGCGTGCTCGGTATCGGCTTCAATCCTTTGAGTCTTTTCTACTGCTTCGATGGTGATGGCCATCTGCAGTTTGTCATTGCCGAAGTGCGCAACACCCCCTGGTTGCAACGCCATGCCTACCTGCTTGACTTGCGCCATCGCGAGCAACCAGAGCCACATGACAAAGCCTTTCATGTGTCACCGTTTCTTGACATGACGCAGCGCTACCACTGGTACTTACCAGAGCCTGGCGATGCCTTGCAGGTCGGCATCCAGAATAAAACCGATCAAGGCACGGTGTTTCGCGCGGCACTGGTACTGGAAAAAGCCGCAACACTGAATGCCGCGACACTGGATCGTGAACTGTGGTCGCACTGGCCACAAGGTTTGAAGACATTGATCGGCATTTACTGGCAGGCCGTAAGACTGCTTATCAAGCGTGCACCGTTTTTCAGTCATCCCGGCGCCGCAACCGACGATGTGGCCCCTGCCCTGGAGAAGAAATCGTGA